The following proteins are encoded in a genomic region of Rhizobium sp. CCGE531:
- a CDS encoding AcvB/VirJ family lysyl-phosphatidylglycerol hydrolase — MVSLGLLVSGSARAEADDAKYDLGVIPAPHIMRPQGKVTSEVILISDLAGWSDKEKAVADKLVASGSLVIGIDYPSFLASLNKYDVSQNDGCIYIVADLESLSQQVQRSFADSTYQLPIIAGVGAGGAMALTIAAQTPDATVAGTLAVDPTAGIGLKQELCTPAEKKTDGDMVSLGLQEGALPNPILVTFTPNAPKDGRDHVEEIQKEHPDVQSTDSGNADTYAALEASLADLMKSIDSSKSPLGLPLDVMETTPTEDTLAIVYSGDGGWRDIDKEVGSYLQDQGIPVVGIDSLHYFWSERDPQQTADDLARIIDFYTKRFKVKHVVLVGYSFGADVLPASYNRLKQAEKDKIVQMSLLSLSQKVDYVISVMGWLGASSAGKGGDPVNDLKSVNPKMVQCVYGKDDDEDVACPVLKGTGAEVIAMDGGHHFDDDYEALANHIINGLKSRLGE; from the coding sequence ATGGTGTCGCTGGGCCTTCTGGTATCAGGCTCGGCCCGGGCTGAAGCTGACGATGCCAAATACGATCTGGGCGTGATTCCGGCGCCGCATATCATGCGTCCGCAGGGCAAGGTGACGAGCGAAGTCATTCTGATTTCAGACCTCGCCGGCTGGAGCGACAAGGAAAAGGCGGTCGCCGATAAACTCGTCGCCAGCGGCTCGCTGGTCATCGGCATCGACTATCCGTCCTTTCTGGCTTCGCTCAACAAATACGACGTCAGTCAGAATGACGGCTGCATCTATATCGTCGCGGATCTGGAATCGCTGAGCCAGCAGGTGCAGCGCTCCTTTGCCGACAGCACCTATCAGCTGCCCATCATTGCCGGCGTCGGCGCGGGCGGCGCCATGGCGCTGACCATTGCCGCCCAGACGCCGGATGCGACGGTCGCCGGCACGCTGGCCGTCGATCCGACAGCCGGCATCGGGCTGAAGCAGGAGCTCTGCACGCCTGCCGAAAAGAAGACCGATGGCGACATGGTCTCCCTGGGCTTGCAGGAAGGCGCTTTGCCCAATCCTATCCTCGTGACCTTCACGCCGAATGCACCGAAGGATGGTCGCGACCATGTCGAGGAGATCCAGAAGGAGCACCCCGACGTCCAGTCGACCGATTCCGGCAATGCAGATACCTATGCGGCGCTCGAGGCTTCGCTCGCCGACCTGATGAAGTCGATCGACAGCTCCAAGTCGCCGCTCGGCCTTCCTCTCGACGTTATGGAAACCACGCCGACCGAGGATACGCTTGCGATCGTCTATTCGGGTGATGGCGGCTGGCGCGATATCGACAAGGAAGTCGGCAGCTACCTGCAGGATCAGGGCATCCCGGTCGTGGGCATCGATTCCCTGCACTATTTCTGGTCGGAGCGCGATCCGCAGCAGACGGCCGATGACCTTGCCCGGATCATCGATTTCTACACCAAGCGCTTCAAGGTCAAGCATGTGGTGCTGGTGGGTTATTCCTTCGGCGCCGATGTGTTGCCGGCGAGCTATAACCGCCTGAAGCAGGCCGAAAAGGACAAGATCGTCCAGATGTCGCTGCTGTCGCTGTCGCAGAAGGTCGACTATGTGATCTCGGTGATGGGCTGGCTTGGCGCTTCAAGCGCGGGCAAGGGCGGCGATCCCGTCAATGACCTCAAGTCCGTCAATCCGAAGATGGTGCAGTGCGTCTACGGCAAGGACGATGACGAGGACGTCGCATGCCCGGTGCTGAAGGGCACCGGCGCCGAAGTCATCGCCATGGATGGCGGTCATCATTTCGATGACGACTACGAGGCCCTGGCGAACCATATCATCAATGGCCTGAAGAGCCGCCTTGGCGAATAG
- a CDS encoding YebC/PmpR family DNA-binding transcriptional regulator — MAGHSQFKNIMHRKGRQDSVRSKMFSKLAREITVAAKTGLPDPTMNASLRLAIQNAKAQSMPKDNIDRAIKKASGADTENYDAVRYEGYGPGGTAIIVEALTDNRNRTASNVRSIFTKAGGVLGETGSVSFSFDHVGEITYKPSVGDADKVMEAAIEAGADDVESDEEGHVIICAFESLGEVAKALEATLGEAETVKTIWRAQNNVPVDEEKAQSLIRMIDSLEDDDDVQNVYSNFEVSEEVLAKLSA; from the coding sequence ATGGCTGGCCATTCACAGTTTAAAAACATCATGCACCGCAAGGGCCGTCAGGACTCGGTGCGTTCGAAAATGTTCTCGAAGCTGGCGCGTGAAATCACCGTCGCCGCCAAGACGGGCCTGCCCGACCCGACCATGAATGCGAGCCTGCGTCTGGCGATCCAGAACGCCAAGGCGCAGTCGATGCCGAAGGACAATATCGATCGCGCCATCAAGAAGGCCTCCGGCGCCGACACCGAGAATTACGATGCGGTCCGCTACGAAGGCTACGGCCCAGGCGGCACGGCGATCATCGTCGAGGCGCTGACCGACAATCGCAACCGCACGGCTTCCAACGTCCGCTCGATCTTCACCAAGGCGGGTGGCGTGCTCGGTGAAACCGGTTCGGTATCCTTCTCCTTCGACCACGTCGGCGAAATCACCTACAAGCCATCAGTCGGCGATGCCGACAAGGTGATGGAAGCGGCGATCGAAGCCGGCGCCGACGATGTCGAAAGCGACGAGGAGGGCCATGTGATCATCTGCGCCTTCGAATCCCTCGGCGAAGTTGCCAAGGCGCTTGAAGCGACGCTCGGCGAAGCCGAAACGGTCAAGACGATCTGGCGCGCGCAGAACAACGTGCCGGTCGATGAAGAAAAGGCCCAGTCGCTGATCAGGATGATCGACAGCCTCGAAGATGACGATGACGTTCAGAATGTCTATTCGAACTTCGAAGTCTCCGAGGAAGTATTGGCCAAGCTCTCGGCCTGA
- a CDS encoding MBL fold metallo-hydrolase, which yields MMPRFPVLAVFFLSMMFCWSAAEAQQEPLRPQPSQCQAIAQSLPKATFASFSPPGPTLANDPVDGVINGPIGGDVKITFLGHATLFIETPGGVSIATDYSGAYPPPYTPEVVTMNKAHPSHYTLTPDPAIKYVLHGWSDVPGEPAKIHMTVGDTLIRNVVTDIRSWGGGGIEANGNSIFIFEVAGLCIGHLGHLHFELTDQQYAEIGRLDVVMVPVDGGLTMGADSMSRVVKRLRSSLILPMHRWGPPVDQFLALFGPDFDVAYAPTPSVTVSVKTLPRKPLIYVLKGL from the coding sequence ATGATGCCGCGATTTCCTGTCCTTGCCGTGTTCTTCCTGTCGATGATGTTCTGCTGGAGCGCGGCTGAGGCCCAGCAAGAGCCTTTGCGCCCGCAGCCCAGCCAATGCCAGGCGATCGCGCAATCCCTGCCCAAGGCAACATTCGCCAGCTTTTCTCCTCCTGGTCCGACGCTTGCCAATGATCCCGTCGATGGCGTCATCAATGGCCCCATCGGTGGCGACGTGAAGATCACGTTCCTCGGCCACGCGACGCTCTTCATCGAAACGCCGGGCGGCGTTTCCATCGCCACGGATTATAGCGGCGCATATCCGCCGCCCTATACGCCCGAAGTCGTGACGATGAACAAGGCGCATCCGAGCCACTATACGCTGACGCCCGATCCGGCGATCAAATATGTGCTGCACGGGTGGAGCGATGTGCCGGGAGAGCCGGCAAAGATCCATATGACCGTGGGCGACACGCTGATCCGCAATGTCGTCACCGACATTCGCTCCTGGGGCGGTGGCGGCATCGAGGCCAACGGCAATTCGATCTTCATCTTCGAGGTGGCGGGCCTGTGCATCGGCCATCTCGGACATCTGCATTTCGAGCTGACCGATCAGCAATATGCCGAGATCGGCAGGCTCGATGTGGTGATGGTGCCGGTCGACGGTGGCCTGACCATGGGGGCCGACAGCATGAGCCGCGTGGTCAAGCGGCTGCGCTCGTCGCTCATCCTGCCCATGCATCGCTGGGGTCCGCCGGTCGACCAGTTCCTTGCCCTGTTCGGCCCGGACTTCGACGTAGCCTATGCGCCGACGCCAAGTGTCACGGTGTCGGTGAAGACCTTGCCGCGCAAGCCGCTGATCTATGTGCTCAAGGGGCTTTGA
- a CDS encoding TIGR00282 family metallophosphoesterase has protein sequence MRLLFLGDMVGKTGRSAVWERLPGLVSDLKLDFVIVNGENAAGGFGITEDIFLETINAGADVVTTGNHVWDQKEAVVFCERHDQFLRPANYPAGTPGRGSGIYYARNGARVLVANIMGRVFMHPELDDPFKSAEAILDACPLKEQADAIIFDFHAEATSEKQCFGHFVDGRASFVVGTHTHVPTADAQILNGGTAYISDAGMCGDYDSSLGMEKEEPLNRFISKMPKGRFEAASGPATICGVGVEISDATGLAEKIAPLRLGPRLSETIPDFWR, from the coding sequence ATGCGGCTGCTTTTTCTGGGTGACATGGTCGGCAAGACGGGACGAAGCGCGGTGTGGGAACGCCTGCCGGGGCTCGTATCCGACCTGAAGCTCGATTTCGTCATCGTCAACGGCGAGAATGCCGCCGGCGGATTCGGCATTACCGAGGATATCTTCCTCGAGACGATCAATGCCGGCGCCGATGTCGTGACGACGGGCAATCATGTCTGGGACCAGAAGGAAGCCGTCGTTTTCTGCGAGCGCCACGACCAGTTCCTGCGCCCCGCCAACTATCCGGCCGGCACGCCCGGTCGCGGCTCCGGTATCTATTATGCCCGCAATGGCGCCCGCGTCCTCGTTGCCAACATCATGGGCCGGGTCTTCATGCATCCGGAGCTGGACGATCCCTTCAAATCGGCAGAAGCCATCCTCGATGCCTGTCCGCTGAAGGAACAGGCCGATGCCATTATCTTCGATTTCCATGCTGAGGCGACGAGCGAGAAGCAGTGCTTCGGCCATTTCGTCGATGGTCGCGCGAGCTTCGTCGTCGGCACGCATACGCATGTGCCGACCGCCGACGCGCAGATTCTCAATGGCGGCACGGCCTATATATCGGATGCCGGCATGTGCGGTGACTACGATTCCTCGCTTGGCATGGAGAAGGAAGAGCCGCTCAACCGCTTTATTTCGAAGATGCCGAAGGGCCGTTTCGAAGCGGCTTCGGGGCCGGCCACCATCTGCGGCGTCGGGGTGGAGATTTCCGATGCGACGGGGCTGGCCGAAAAGATCGCGCCGCTGCGGCTCGGCCCACGGCTTTCCGAGACCATTCCGGACTTCTGGCGCTGA
- a CDS encoding 5-formyltetrahydrofolate cyclo-ligase translates to MTPKELKARYRNECLAARDAIPADERIEKGLAMLAHGGDVIDVEPGRVVSGFLPIRSEVDIRPLMARLRERGGRLCVPVILDRSTIVFRELVAGAALVQSGFGTFGPGPDAEELDPDVMLVPLSAFDNTGHRIGYGAGYYDRAIERLHQKGLNPQLIGIAFDCQEVPSVPAEPHDVRLDAILTESGLSFVSEVIG, encoded by the coding sequence ATGACCCCTAAAGAGCTGAAAGCCCGATATCGCAACGAATGCCTGGCGGCGCGCGATGCCATCCCGGCCGATGAGCGTATCGAAAAAGGCCTTGCCATGCTTGCCCATGGCGGCGATGTCATCGATGTCGAACCGGGAAGGGTTGTCTCCGGCTTCCTGCCGATCCGCTCCGAAGTGGATATAAGGCCATTGATGGCGCGGCTGCGGGAGCGCGGCGGGCGGCTTTGCGTGCCTGTGATCCTCGACCGCAGCACGATCGTCTTCCGGGAGCTCGTTGCGGGTGCGGCGTTAGTCCAAAGTGGGTTTGGGACCTTTGGGCCGGGACCTGATGCGGAAGAACTGGACCCGGATGTCATGCTCGTACCCCTTTCGGCGTTCGACAACACCGGCCATCGCATCGGCTATGGGGCCGGCTATTATGATCGCGCGATCGAGCGGTTGCATCAAAAAGGGTTGAATCCCCAGCTGATCGGCATTGCATTCGATTGCCAAGAAGTGCCATCAGTACCGGCTGAGCCGCATGATGTCCGTCTTGACGCGATTTTGACCGAGAGCGGACTCAGTTTCGTTTCGGAAGTGATTGGATAG
- a CDS encoding anti-sigma factor, translating to MSGGKHNDHGEWADLLHGFIDGELDAANAARFEAHLATCRECADEMENALMVKRVSAHEGVKWQAPEAVHARVRAALTLEQAMMRRATITASQSESPWQRFWRFVREWSFVPSLAVLAASLMLVLNVPQQSQTLEDQLLASHVRSMLADHLTDVLTSDQHTVKPWFNGKIDFSPPVVDLAVQGFPLVGGRVDYLDGRVVAALIYHRHGHVINLFIWPGASGTRGTAEKDGYNFVEWYADGLVFWAISDVAAPDLTAFRDDFTRATTP from the coding sequence ATGAGCGGTGGGAAGCACAATGATCATGGCGAATGGGCGGATTTGCTGCACGGCTTCATCGACGGCGAACTGGACGCAGCCAATGCCGCGCGTTTCGAGGCGCATCTGGCTACCTGCCGGGAATGTGCCGACGAGATGGAGAATGCTCTGATGGTCAAGCGTGTTTCAGCGCACGAAGGCGTGAAATGGCAGGCGCCGGAGGCTGTCCATGCCCGCGTGCGGGCGGCGCTTACACTGGAACAGGCCATGATGAGGCGCGCAACGATTACCGCGAGCCAATCGGAAAGCCCGTGGCAACGCTTCTGGCGGTTCGTCCGAGAATGGAGCTTCGTGCCGTCGCTCGCGGTGCTCGCCGCAAGCCTCATGCTGGTGCTGAACGTGCCGCAGCAGAGCCAGACCCTCGAAGACCAACTTCTTGCGAGCCACGTCCGCTCCATGCTGGCCGATCATCTGACCGACGTGCTGACCTCCGACCAGCATACCGTGAAGCCATGGTTCAACGGCAAGATCGATTTTTCACCGCCCGTGGTCGATCTGGCGGTGCAAGGCTTTCCGCTCGTCGGCGGCAGGGTGGATTATCTCGACGGCCGCGTGGTGGCGGCGCTGATCTATCATCGGCACGGCCATGTCATCAATCTCTTCATCTGGCCGGGCGCGTCGGGAACTCGGGGAACCGCCGAAAAGGACGGCTACAATTTCGTCGAATGGTATGCTGACGGGCTGGTCTTCTGGGCCATCTCCGATGTCGCTGCACCGGATCTTACCGCCTTCCGCGACGACTTCACCCGCGCGACGACCCCATAA
- a CDS encoding helix-turn-helix domain-containing protein, with product MSNESDSDLIFKALAHRRRREILDMLKDAPRTTGMLCETFTDMDRCTVMQHLKVLEEADLVIAKKDGRERWNHLNSLPIKKIHDRWISAYASHALSILDRLKSDLED from the coding sequence ATGTCAAACGAATCGGATAGCGACCTCATCTTCAAGGCACTCGCCCATCGTCGCCGGCGCGAAATCCTGGACATGCTCAAGGATGCGCCGCGCACCACGGGCATGCTCTGCGAAACCTTCACGGATATGGACCGCTGTACTGTCATGCAGCATCTGAAAGTGCTGGAGGAAGCGGATCTCGTGATCGCCAAAAAGGACGGACGCGAGCGCTGGAACCATCTGAACAGCCTGCCGATCAAAAAGATCCACGACCGCTGGATCAGCGCTTATGCCAGCCATGCGCTATCTATCCTCGATCGACTGAAAAGCGATTTGGAAGATTGA
- a CDS encoding sigma-70 family RNA polymerase sigma factor yields MSSITFGDPFHTWTWWTWRWLRDTATSRLARLPTRLRALVAEPKTLKRAVLMTMAKPSADAASLQHAISSPDETMRRFQHTIIPHLDAAYNFARFLSRDANAAEDIVQEAYLRAYRGFGGFRDGDARAWTFTIVRNCYHAWLQEGRRKARYEQPMGDDRDFDEGSPSPDPASEEDTPEAAFIRKTETLRVREVINKLPDTMREVLVLRELEDLSYKEIAEIIDAPIGTVMSRLARARRDFGEVWRSLEGNEAAR; encoded by the coding sequence ATGAGTTCGATAACGTTCGGCGACCCATTCCACACATGGACCTGGTGGACCTGGCGCTGGCTGCGAGACACCGCGACAAGCAGGCTGGCGCGACTTCCGACCCGCCTGCGCGCGCTTGTTGCTGAACCGAAAACGCTCAAACGCGCCGTCCTCATGACGATGGCGAAACCATCGGCAGATGCCGCGTCGTTGCAGCATGCGATCTCCTCTCCCGACGAGACCATGCGACGCTTCCAGCACACGATCATCCCGCATCTGGACGCCGCCTATAATTTCGCGCGCTTCCTGAGCCGGGACGCCAATGCCGCCGAGGACATCGTGCAGGAGGCATATCTTCGCGCCTATCGCGGCTTTGGCGGTTTCCGCGATGGCGATGCGCGGGCCTGGACCTTCACCATCGTCCGCAACTGCTATCACGCCTGGCTGCAGGAGGGGCGGCGCAAGGCCCGTTATGAACAGCCGATGGGCGACGACAGAGACTTCGATGAAGGCTCGCCCTCCCCCGATCCCGCATCCGAAGAGGACACGCCGGAGGCAGCCTTTATCCGCAAGACGGAAACGCTGCGCGTGCGCGAGGTCATCAACAAGCTGCCCGATACCATGCGCGAAGTCCTGGTCCTGCGCGAGCTGGAGGATCTCTCCTATAAGGAAATCGCCGAGATCATCGATGCCCCGATCGGCACCGTCATGTCGCGCCTCGCCCGGGCCCGTCGCGATTTCGGCGAAGTCTGGCGTAGCCTCGAAGGAAATGAGGCGGCGCGATGA
- a CDS encoding SRPBCC domain-containing protein has protein sequence MALNVRISGRIGRKVDEVFDAVVNPKKLSSYFTTVGGASAPLVAGTTVIWWKNAPVEVNEVEENRRIVFHWEGGTGEDGVRYRTRVEMTFDALDDGGTLVIIEESGWREDEAGRRGTYLNCEGWTQMLCCMKAFVEYGINLREGFFLSEMRGEPAQAPDR, from the coding sequence ATGGCATTGAACGTTCGGATTTCAGGACGGATCGGCCGCAAGGTCGACGAAGTCTTCGATGCGGTCGTCAATCCGAAGAAGCTTTCGAGCTATTTCACCACCGTCGGCGGCGCCAGCGCGCCGCTCGTGGCGGGAACCACCGTCATCTGGTGGAAAAATGCGCCCGTCGAAGTCAATGAAGTCGAGGAGAACAGGCGCATCGTCTTCCACTGGGAAGGCGGCACCGGGGAAGACGGTGTCCGTTACAGGACCAGAGTGGAGATGACGTTCGATGCCTTGGACGATGGCGGCACGCTTGTCATTATCGAGGAATCCGGCTGGCGCGAGGACGAAGCCGGCCGTCGCGGCACCTATCTGAATTGCGAGGGTTGGACGCAGATGCTTTGCTGCATGAAGGCCTTCGTCGAATACGGCATCAACCTGCGCGAAGGCTTTTTCCTGAGCGAGATGCGCGGTGAGCCGGCGCAAGCGCCGGATCGTTGA
- a CDS encoding HAD family hydrolase: protein MSAASSSAFTKTYSGFLFDMDGTIINSIAAAERVWGNWARGKGLDVEKFMPTMHGKRGVDTIGQLNLPGVDPVAEALKITEAEIADVEGVVALPGAVDFLASLPPERWAIVTSSPYRLALARLDAAGIPVPRFIVTAEDVKVGKPDPQGYILGAQRLGLSPSECLVFEDVLAGVKAGEAAGADVLVITATHSHPIETNHTMLQNYENVRAHVAGEGLLSILHRD, encoded by the coding sequence TTGTCCGCTGCATCGTCCTCCGCCTTCACCAAGACCTATTCCGGTTTCCTGTTCGACATGGACGGCACGATCATCAATTCGATCGCGGCCGCCGAGCGCGTCTGGGGCAATTGGGCCCGCGGCAAGGGTCTCGATGTCGAAAAGTTTATGCCGACCATGCATGGCAAGCGCGGTGTTGATACGATTGGCCAGTTGAATCTGCCTGGCGTCGATCCGGTCGCGGAGGCACTGAAGATCACCGAAGCCGAGATTGCCGATGTCGAGGGTGTGGTCGCACTGCCGGGCGCCGTCGATTTCCTCGCGTCACTGCCGCCGGAGCGCTGGGCGATCGTTACCTCGTCGCCCTATCGTCTGGCGCTGGCGCGGCTGGACGCTGCGGGGATCCCGGTGCCGCGCTTCATCGTCACGGCCGAGGATGTGAAGGTCGGCAAGCCTGATCCGCAAGGCTATATCCTCGGCGCGCAGCGCCTTGGCCTCAGCCCTTCGGAATGTCTGGTGTTTGAAGACGTCTTGGCCGGCGTCAAGGCGGGCGAGGCGGCGGGTGCCGATGTGCTTGTTATCACCGCGACGCATTCGCATCCGATCGAAACCAATCACACGATGCTGCAGAATTATGAAAACGTCCGGGCACACGTGGCTGGCGAAGGTCTGTTGTCGATCCTTCACAGGGATTGA
- the mprF gene encoding bifunctional lysylphosphatidylglycerol flippase/synthetase MprF: MSSPIDLENADEELEERGGIVGLLNRYRALIIAVLTVAVFCIAGYAIYDLTNEVRYDDVVHALTTTKISSVLLALLFTGLSFASLIFYDQNALDYIGKRLPFPHVALTSFSAYAVGNTAGFGALSAGAIRYRAYTRLGLSPDDITRVIAFVTLAFGLGLAAVGAIALLIIADEIGPLINVDGLWLRLVAIAILAALAFVVHAGRNGREVRIGPIAVRLPDSRTWSRQFLVTAFDIAASASVLYVLLPESSIGWPGFFAIYAIAVGLGVLSHVPAGFGVFETIIIAWLGSSVNADAVLSSLVLYRVIYNVIPLVIAIAAISVAELRRFVDHPVASSMRRIGARLMPQLLSAFALLLGMMLVFSSVTPTPDRNLIVLSDYLPLSLVESAHFLSSLLGLAIIVAARGLSQRLDGAWWVSIFSSLLALFLSLLKAIALVEAGLLAFFVFNLVVSRRLFKRPASLLNQTLTAGWLTAIAVICIGAIVVLFFVYRDVGYSNQLWWQFEFADEAPRGLRAALGISILSSAIAIFSLLRPATKRLEPVTDDAVTRAVEIVRKQGVADANLVRMGDKSIMFSEKGDAFIMYGKQGRSWIALFDPVGPRQALPDLIWRFVEAARAAGCRSVFYQISPALLSYCADAGLRAFKLGELAVVNLANFELKGGKWANLRQTASRAVRDGLEFAVIEPQDIPAAMDELAHVSDTWLSDHNAKEKSFSLGAFDPDYVCSQLIGVLKKDGKIVAFANILMTETKEEGSVDLMRFSPDAPKGSMDFLFVQILEYLKEQGFQRFNLGMAPLSGMSRRESAPVWDRVGGTVFEHGERFYNFKGLRAFKSKFHPEWQPRYLAVSGGVSPMIALMDATFLIGGGLKGVVRK, from the coding sequence ATGTCGAGCCCAATCGATCTGGAAAATGCCGATGAGGAATTGGAAGAGCGCGGCGGTATCGTCGGTTTGCTGAACCGCTATCGCGCGCTGATCATCGCCGTTCTCACTGTCGCCGTCTTCTGCATCGCCGGCTATGCGATCTACGACCTGACCAATGAAGTGCGCTATGACGACGTCGTCCACGCCTTGACGACAACGAAGATCTCATCGGTGCTGCTCGCGCTGCTATTCACCGGCCTGAGTTTTGCTTCCCTGATCTTCTACGACCAGAACGCGCTTGACTATATCGGCAAGCGGTTACCGTTCCCGCATGTGGCGCTGACCTCCTTCAGCGCCTATGCGGTCGGCAATACCGCCGGCTTCGGTGCGCTCAGCGCGGGTGCGATCCGCTATCGCGCCTATACCCGGCTCGGCCTGTCACCCGATGACATCACCCGCGTCATCGCCTTCGTGACGCTCGCCTTCGGTCTCGGGCTGGCAGCCGTCGGCGCCATTGCGTTGCTTATTATCGCCGACGAGATCGGCCCGTTGATCAATGTCGATGGATTGTGGTTGCGGCTGGTTGCCATCGCCATTCTTGCGGCACTGGCCTTCGTCGTCCATGCCGGGCGCAACGGCCGCGAGGTTCGCATCGGGCCGATCGCCGTCCGTCTTCCGGATTCGCGCACCTGGTCCCGGCAGTTCCTCGTCACCGCATTCGATATCGCCGCATCGGCTTCCGTGCTCTACGTGCTGCTGCCGGAATCGTCGATCGGCTGGCCGGGCTTCTTCGCCATCTATGCCATCGCCGTCGGTCTTGGCGTGTTGAGCCATGTCCCGGCTGGCTTCGGCGTCTTCGAGACGATCATCATTGCCTGGCTCGGCAGCTCGGTGAACGCGGATGCGGTTCTGAGCTCGCTGGTCCTCTACCGCGTCATCTACAACGTCATTCCGCTCGTCATCGCGATTGCCGCGATCTCGGTGGCGGAGCTGCGCCGTTTCGTCGATCATCCCGTCGCTTCGAGCATGCGCCGCATCGGCGCTCGCCTCATGCCGCAATTGCTGTCGGCCTTTGCCCTGCTGCTCGGCATGATGCTGGTCTTTTCGAGCGTGACGCCGACGCCGGACCGGAACCTGATCGTGCTTTCCGATTACTTGCCGCTGTCGCTCGTCGAAAGCGCGCATTTCCTGTCGAGCCTTCTCGGCCTTGCGATCATCGTCGCAGCGCGCGGCCTCAGCCAGCGTCTCGACGGCGCCTGGTGGGTCTCGATTTTCTCGTCGCTGCTCGCCCTGTTCCTGTCGCTGCTGAAGGCCATTGCCCTCGTCGAGGCCGGGCTGCTCGCCTTCTTCGTCTTCAATCTCGTCGTCAGCCGTCGCCTGTTCAAGCGGCCGGCTTCGCTTCTCAACCAGACGCTCACCGCAGGATGGCTGACGGCGATTGCCGTCATCTGCATCGGCGCTATCGTGGTCCTGTTTTTCGTCTATCGCGATGTCGGATACAGCAACCAGCTCTGGTGGCAGTTCGAGTTTGCCGACGAGGCGCCGCGCGGCCTTCGAGCAGCCCTTGGCATTTCCATCCTGTCCTCGGCGATCGCGATCTTCAGCCTGTTGCGTCCCGCGACAAAGCGGCTGGAGCCCGTGACCGACGATGCGGTGACGCGCGCCGTGGAAATCGTCCGCAAGCAGGGTGTCGCCGACGCCAATCTGGTGCGCATGGGCGACAAGAGCATCATGTTCTCGGAAAAGGGCGATGCCTTCATCATGTACGGCAAGCAGGGCCGTTCCTGGATTGCGTTGTTCGATCCGGTCGGCCCGCGTCAGGCGCTCCCCGATCTCATTTGGCGCTTCGTCGAGGCCGCGCGAGCCGCGGGATGCCGCTCGGTGTTCTACCAGATTTCGCCGGCGCTTCTGTCCTATTGCGCGGATGCCGGTTTGCGCGCCTTCAAGCTGGGTGAATTGGCCGTGGTCAACCTCGCCAATTTCGAGCTGAAGGGCGGCAAATGGGCCAACCTCAGGCAGACCGCGAGCCGTGCGGTTCGCGACGGACTAGAATTTGCCGTTATCGAGCCTCAAGATATACCCGCTGCTATGGATGAGCTTGCCCATGTGTCGGACACATGGCTCTCCGATCACAATGCCAAGGAAAAGAGCTTTTCGCTTGGCGCGTTCGATCCGGATTATGTGTGTTCGCAGCTGATCGGCGTCTTGAAAAAGGATGGAAAGATCGTCGCATTTGCGAATATTCTGATGACGGAAACCAAGGAGGAGGGTTCCGTCGACCTGATGCGTTTTTCGCCCGATGCCCCGAAGGGTTCGATGGATTTTCTGTTCGTGCAGATTCTCGAATACCTTAAGGAACAGGGCTTTCAGCGTTTCAACCTCGGCATGGCGCCGCTGTCGGGCATGTCGAGACGGGAATCGGCGCCGGTTTGGGACAGGGTCGGGGGGACTGTGTTCGAACACGGCGAGCGCTTCTACAACTTCAAGGGGCTTCGTGCCTTCAAATCCAAATTCCATCCCGAATGGCAGCCGCGCTATCTGGCTGTTTCGGGAGGTGTCAGTCCAATGATCGCGTTGATGGATGCCACATTCCTCATCGGAGGCGGACTTAAGGGGGTCGTGAGGAAATGA